Proteins encoded by one window of Torulaspora delbrueckii CBS 1146 chromosome 2, complete genome:
- the SEC59 gene encoding dolichol kinase (similar to Saccharomyces cerevisiae SEC59 (YMR013C); ancestral locus Anc_2.560) codes for MTVGTSSVAETKGEREVSEKSQIDEAYSLLDALVAPERVVQLAILGVTLHIAFTELYDLNSEYRLVFRNGAIVAISILMGAYSRYRSSGWNPLVLPKFETVYLMYLPFMTLLLFDRSHATINCSLILNCVEMPLMFKLPMQGIFVLLSESKAELNDKLAQLGAIIINYLAYTLLAKASHLKSLDTVDCNLFSILLTNVLYIHDSESIYFQVLKETLSAFLIIVGVNYVADILLGSIMNAYLKSAVIFSSFAVGFPTLVRHLLKIDGQDPLEWLIDYIMTSDTRQNLLIIWLTSLLVLIPNVLILKSNITLNSSRKVWHFLILLLITKPFQMDPNFVKISLAGSIVLFLSVEYLRYLKLEPVGGYIDSKLRLFADFRDEKGPIIISYIYLIVGIATPLLINDSPVGLISLGVGDSLASIIGGKWGKKFWAGTNKTMEGTIAFIGSTTVTAIIFKQYLGYFQNISYSNLSVVCTLTGLLEGNSIINDNIMIPAFMLIAEQLFTNRLITT; via the coding sequence ATGACTGTTGGCACTTCCTCTGTGGCTGAAACGAAGGGTGAGCGAGAAGTATCAGAGAAATCCCAGATTGATGAGGCTTATTCGTTGCTCGATGCGCTTGTGGCACCAGAAAGAGTTGTGCAATTGGCAATTCTAGGTGTAACTTTGCATATTGCATTTACCGAACTTTACGACCTGAATAGTGAGTATCGACTGGTTTTTAGAAATGGTGCCATTGTCGCGATTTCTATTCTTATGGGGGCTTACAGCCGTTATAGAAGTAGTGGGTGGAATCCCTTAGTGCTTCCTAAATTTGAGACTGTCTACTTGATGTATCTACCGTTTATGACTCTGCTGCTATTTGATAGGTCTCATGCGACAATTAATTGCAGTTTGATTTTGAACTGCGTGGAAATGCCGTTGATGTTCAAGCTGCCAATGCAAGGCATTTTTGTGTTACTGAGCGAATCGAAAGCTGAATTGAACGATAAACTGGCCCAATTGGGTGctattatcatcaattATCTGGCTTATACCCTACTGGCCAAGGCCAGTCATCTAAAGAGTCTGGATACCGTTGATTGTAATCTTTTCAGTATCTTACTGACCAATGTCCTCTATATCCACGATTCCGAATCAATATACTTCCAGGTTTTGAAGGAGACTTTATCAGCCTTCTTAATCATCGTAGGGGTTAATTACGTCGCTGATATTCTTTTGGGTTCCATAATGAACGCCTATTTGAAATCTGCGGTGATTTTCAGCTCATTTGCCGTCGGATTCCCCACTCTAGTCAGACACCTGCTGAAAATAGATGGCCAGGATCCTTTAGAGTGGCTGATAGATTACATCATGACTTCTGATACTCggcaaaatcttttgatcatCTGGTTGACATCGCTGCTCGTGCTAATACCCAACGTTTTAATCCTGAAATCTAACATAACTTTAAACTCGTCAAGGAAAGTGTGGCATTTCCTCATTTTATTGCTGATTACCAAGCCATTCCAAATGGACCCAAACTTCGTGAAAATTTCTTTAGCAGGTTCTATTGTCCTTTTCCTAAGTGTCGAGTACCTCAGATACTTAAAATTGGAACCAGTTGGCGGGTACATTGATTCCAAATTAAGGCTGTTTGCAGATTTCCGCGATGAGAAAGGTCCTATCATCATTTCTTATATTTATCTGATTGTGGGTATCGCAACACCATTACTAATCAACGATTCTCCTGTTGGGTTGATCAGTCTTGGAGTGGGTGATTCCCTAGCATCCATCATTGGCGGCAAATGGGGTAAAAAATTCTGGGCCGGCACGAACAAGACTATGGAGGGCACTATCGCTTTCATCGGCAGCACTACGGTGACTGCAATAATTTTCAAACAGTACCTGGGCTATTTCCAAAATATCTCCTACTCAAATCTGAGTGTCGTTTGCACTTTAACCGGTTTGCTAGAAGGAAATAGTATTATAAATGATAACATCATGATCCCGGCCTTCATGCTTATCGCTGAGCAACTATTTACCAATCGATTAATTACCACCTGA
- the CLU1 gene encoding translation initiation factor 3 subunit CLU1 (similar to Saccharomyces cerevisiae CLU1 (YMR012W); ancestral locus Anc_2.559), whose amino-acid sequence MTAEEKEPVKGAEIKLIVKLPDFVVALSGSKKQQQSNNELEFHFTNTSKVQNVLDVLAVSKSTRYLTNVDLKVGKTILKDSDTLGDIAGNDEILKIQLQHRPYTTRDALKHVLTLREYLGFSPETIDGLSEFAVSTGSKFYELPLSEVHRKPISDKEASKEEEQSKKLEINVTEEEKIQFSKLVREIFDSVKYSSAIDVNSTEGTIITPLLRSLHLSAYNPVPSFYRTKGHLLYLQAVTLEGESLQITAVPSGFYVNKSTVSKFDPSPKESEDHFQNGTKKSLFDLLCCNSKKLAGRVESFEKKVSKLDPATYVKPVSTLLHKPWMVSTLPSDNGDYMRLQLDALNFDAERNFNDEFQAIKDLPIQNLQSRMDSERLLSKIVHEFSIAATKGAMSIFYQDILSMNPEAPKEEQIYLKEGIFYSYVSDVSGSYANKGGDEAAIAASNQDLRTINLLNRLNTQDVRYLLTAIVDFAGNRVLAQTPVPGLLNTMGTQVVEDPETGKEVIEDLPNEITVNYGYDEASDKVIGNEKFDSIIQKEFSKVFHITSRDVDGAQMSFSSQSKGIIGFDKRHYILDLANTYPLDINFVNENFDGIDESKRYPHRQTLIRPELVEKWWHYKREEEGLDYKTAYEENKYTFNPDAYQVEGVEDSTVNEISSYLRDVVLPSLVEDYAAGNVAAPYNGEHVVDTLHINGINVRYLGKVIQLAKELLAKQTAEYEERLQKIVKGNKEHEEWEKSYLEKIESLIKERQEKINKYVQEGKEVPKELTENLKLDDNDIRKPTKEDPFIINKDELLPLIHMSEIEIFARSVKHVLRKYSKTLPISIVPSLVAFFFNLLFGVDYNASPSIETVDESYNASEFSFALLTRSSLLAEIKEQAFLRFRYKIPENWFPQQKGSPFALIRAICYKFGIQILNKQYFFTKDDFESFRQSQDKKVRNKLSAPVNTFSANDLTVIPRVKSTEYSSIVSDELWAEGAATIEEDQKLALQFLSQAISVKEDASTSLHQSLAEKYLSLSTIHNSIGRTPEAVAFARKACTIYERVCGIDSFETLRALSNLAILELSNNSPCNAALVYKRIVETAQAFKLTAVNHPIVISALNHLEQLALGINDAKLAIEILKKLGELVVSLDGEKSLAYGYLESRIGNLYATINDLPHALEHISVTQEIFVKELGMNHELSAQSKQWNEGLTNLIKNKQQQKVLDSQKAAANGAQSQKKHSNGKSEQSNPELADKSVDELLNFIEGSHDKATSTSKGKKKNKNKKK is encoded by the coding sequence ATGACGGCGGAAGAAAAGGAACCCGTGAAGGGCGCTGAAATTAAACTCATTGTTAAATTGCCTGACTTTGTAGTCGCTTTGAGTGGCTCCaagaagcagcaacaaAGCAACAACGAATTGGAATTCCACTTTACCAATACTTCCAAAGTTCAAAATGTCCTTGATGTTCTGGCGGTCTCTAAGTCAACTAGGTATCTAACTAACGTCGATTTGAAGGTGGGTAAGACGATTTTGAAGGACAGTGATACACTAGGTGATATCGCTGGCAATGAcgaaatcttgaaaatacAATTACAACATAGACCTTACACCACGAGAGATGCTTTAAAGCATGTATTGACTTTGCGTGAGTATCTGGGGTTCTCTCCGGAAACCATCGACGGGTTATCTGAATTTGCGGTCTCGACAGGCTCCAAGTTTTATGAATTGCCATTATCTGAAGTTCATAGAAAACCCATTAGTGATAAAGAAGCCTCAAAGGAGGAGGAACAATCTAAGAAGCTCGAAATCAATGttactgaagaagaaaagattcagTTCAGCAAGCTAGTTCGCGAGATTTTTGATTCTGTCAAATACTCGTCAGCGATCGATGTCAACTCAACTGAAGGCACCATCATTACACCTTTACTACGTTCATTGCACCTGTCAGCATACAACCCTGTCCCCTCCTTTTACAGAACTAAAGGGCACCTGTTGTACTTGCAAGCCGTGACACTAGAAGGTGAAAGCTTACAGATCACTGCTGTACCATCTGGTTTCTATGTTAACAAGTCGACTGTATCTAAGTTCGACCCCTCTCCTAAAGAATCTGAGgaccactttcaaaatggAACTAAAAAGTCATTGTTCGACCTGCTTTGTTGCAATTCAAAAAAGCTGGCGGGTCGTGTCGAGAGTTTCGAGAAAAAAGTTAGCAAGCTAGACCCTGCCACGTATGTCAAACCGGTCAGTACCTTGTTGCATAAGCCATGGATGGTCTCAACTCTGCCTTCCGACAACGGCGACTACATGCGTTTGCAACTAGACGCGCTGAACTTCGATGCCGAAAGAAacttcaatgatgaatttcaagctATCAAGGACTTGCCCATCCAGAACCTTCAATCACGTATGGATTCGGAAAGGTTACTGAGTAAAATCGTTCACGAGTTCTCGATCGCTGCTACCAAGGGCGCAATGTCCATCTTCTATCAGGATATTCTATCCATGAATCCCGAAGCCCCAAAGGAGGAACAAATTTATTTGAAGGAGGGTATTTTCTATTCATACGTGTCTGATGTTAGTGGAAGCTATGCCAACAAAGGTGGTGATGAAGCTGCAATCGCAGCCTCGAACCAGGACTTGCGTACTATTAACCTTTTGAATCGTTTGAACACTCAGGATGTCCGTTACCTCTTGACTGCTATCGTTGATTTTGCGGGCAACAGAGTATTAGCTCAGACTCCAGTCCCAGGTTTATTGAACACAATGGGAACTCAGGTGGTTGAAGATCCAGAAACAGGTAAAGAAGTTATTGAAGACTTGCCAAATGAAATCACCGTCAACTACGGGTACGATGAAGCCTCGGACAAAGTTATCGGTAACGAGAAATTTGATAGCATCATTCAAAAGGAATTTAGTAAAGTGTTCCACATAACCTCTCGCGATGTTGATGGCGCTCAAATgtcattttcttctcagTCCAAGGGTATTATTGGCTTCGATAAAAGACATTACATCTTGGATTTGGCAAATACTTATCCATTAGATATTAATTTCGTGAACGAAAATTTCGATGGTATCGATGAAAGTAAACGCTACCCACACAGACAAACCTTAATTCGTCCTGAACTGGTTGAAAAGTGGTGGCATTACAAGAGAGAAGAGGAAGGTTTGGACTACAAGACCGCCTATGAAGAAAACAAGTATACGTTCAACCCAGATGCTTATCAAGTTGAAGGCGTTGAAGACTCCACAGTCAATGAAATATCCAGTTATCTGCGTGATGTCGTCTTACCAAGTCTTGTGGAAGATTATGCTGCCGGTAACGTTGCCGCCCCTTACAATGGAGAGCACGTCGTTGACACATTGCACATCAACGGTATCAATGTTCGTTACTTAGGTAAAGTGATTCAGTTGGCTAAAGAACTGCTCGCTAAGCAGACTGCCGAATACGAAGAAAGGCTGCAAAAAATTGTTAAAGGCAACAAGGAGCACGAGGAATGGGAGAAGTCTTACCttgagaagattgaaagtttaatcaaagagagacaagaaaagatcaacaaatACGTCCAAGAAGGCAAGGAGGTTCCTAAAGAACTCACTGAGAACTTAAAGTTGGATGATAACGATATCAGAAAACCTACAAAAGAGGATCCatttatcatcaacaaagatgAGCTTCTGCCATTGATTCACATGTCCGAAATCGAGATTTTTGCAAGATCCGTCAAACACGTTTTGAGGAAATACAGCAAGACTCTACCTatttcaattgttccatCATTGGTTGCgtttttctttaacttgCTATTTGGTGTCGATTATAATGCCTCGCCATCTATCGAAACAGTCGACGAGTCTTACAATGCCAGCGAATTTTCCTTTGCGCTCTTGACACGTTCATCTCTATTGGCGGAGATTAAAGAACAAGCCTTCCTTCGTTTCCGGTATAAAATTCCTGAGAACTGGTTCCCTCAACAAAAGGGCTCACCTTTTGCGCTAATAAGAGCAATCTGTTACAAGTTTGGTATCCAAATTCTAAACAAGCAATACTTCTTCACTAAAGATGACTTTGAGTCTTTCAGACAATCTCAAGATAAAAAGGTCAGAAACAAGCTATCCGCTCCAGTCAACACTTTCTCTGCTAATGATTTGACAGTTATTCCTCGCGTCAAGAGTACCGAATACAGCTCAATTGTAAGTGATGAGCTATGGGCCGAAGGTGCTGCAACCATCGAGGAAGATCAAAAGTTAGCTTTACAATTCCTCTCCCAAGCCATTAGTGTTAAAGAGGATGCTTCGACAAGCTTGCATCAATCTCTAGCAGAGAAGTATCTATCTTTGTCCACAATTCACAACAGTATTGGCCGAACGCCAGAAGCAGTTGCTTTCGCTCGTAAAGCATGCACGATTtatgaaagagtttgtgGTATCGATTCATTTGAGACTCTGCGTGCGCTATCAAACTTGGCGATCTTAGAGCTTTCTAACAACAGCCCATGTAATGCGGCCTTGGTTTACAAGAGGATTGTTGAAACTGCTCAAGCTTTCAAGCTGACTGCTGTAAATCACCCTATTGTCATTAGTGCTTTAAACCACTTGGAGCAATTGGCATTAGGAATCAATGACGCGAAGTTGGCAAttgaaatcttgaagaaattgggTGAACTGGTTGTTTCTTTGGACGGAGAAAAATCCTTGGCTTATGGTTACCTCGAATCGCGTATTGGTAACCTTTACGCGACCATAAATGATTTGCCCCATGCGTTGGAACATATTTCTGTGACACAGGAGATTTTCGTTAAGGAGCTAGGTATGAACCACGAATTATCTGCTCAATCCAAACAATGGAATGAAGGTTTAACCAACTTAATCAAGAATAAGCAACAGCAGAAAGTCTTGGATAGTCAGAAGGCAGCCGCAAACGGAGCGCAGTCTCAGAAGAAACATTCCAATGGTAAGAGTGAACAATCTAACCCCGAATTAGCCGACAAATCCGTGGATGAATTGTTAAACTTCATTGAAGGTTCTCACGATAAGGCAACATCAACTTCGAAgggtaagaagaagaacaagaacaagaagaaatga